AGAGCCCCTTTATTCGCTTCGAGCAGGCCAAACAACTCTATCGCCAGGCGCTGCAGGTGGAAAACCTGGCCCAGGGCTACGACGGCGAGCTGCTGTTCAAAGACTTTAAACTTAGCGTGGAAGTGGGCGAGCGCATCGCCATCATCGGTGCCAACGGTGTGGGTAAATCCACCCTGTTGAACACCCTGGCCGGGGTCATGGAGCCCAAAGACGGCGCCATCAAATGGTCCGAGAACGCCAACATCGGCTTCTACGCCCAGGATCACGCCGAAGATTTCGCCATGGACACCAACCTGATGGACTGGATGGCCCAGTGGCAGCAGGAAGGGGACGACGAGCAGACCCTGCGCGCCGCCCTTGGCCGCATGCTGTTTAGCCAGAACGACATCAAGAAGAAGGTCAAGGTGCTGTCCGGTGGTGAGCAGGGCCGTATGCTCATTGGCAAGCTGATGATGCACAAGCCCAACATCCTGTTGATGGACGAGCCCACCAACCACATGGACATGGAGTCCATCGAGGCCCTGAACCTGGCCCTGGAACACTACAAGGGCACCCTGCTGTTCGTGTCCCACGACCGCCAGTTTGTCAGCTCCCTGGCCACCCGCATCATCGAGGTGACCCCCACCGGTATCAAGGATTACCTGGGCAGTTACGACGACTACCTCAAGGCCCAAGGCATCAACGAGATGCGATAAGCCAACAGAAACAGCGCCCAAGGGCGCTGTTTTTTTATCCCCACCAAGGGCTTACCGGGTGTCCCTTCTCAGGGTTCAAGCCATTGTCACCGACAGTCGCTTTTTTTAACTACATCCATAACCCGAGCCCGTCACCATGTTCCTTCGTCGTTCTTCCCTGCCCGCATTGGCCCTGATGACAGCCCTGTTGGGCGGCTGCGCCACTTCGCAACCTATCAGCGCCTTCGACGCTGCCCCCAGCCCTGTGCAACAGGCCCTGGACAGCTACCAGTTTTCCCAGGCCAAAGCCCAGCTGGCCCAAGCCGCCGCACAAGGCGACAACGAAGCCCAAGCCTTCCTCGCCGCCTACGGCCAGTGGCTGGACAGCCTCTGCGCCTTGGAAAACGGCCCTGCCCAGCCCCAGGCCGACGAGGCCCAGCGCCTGCTGGTGCCCGCCCCCTCCGGTCAGCGCGATTACCGCCAGGCCGCCTTCTGGGCCCAGCGTGCCGCCGACGCCAACAACCCCATGGGTCAGTTCCTGATTGGCTACCTGCACGAGTTGGGTTTTGGCGCCACCCCAGACAAAGCCCTGGCTTTCGATTACTACCACAAGGCCGCCGCCCAAGGCCTGACCGCCGCCAAACACCGCCTGGCCCTGCTGGCCCAACGGGATCAACAAAGCTGAGCTGCGGCTGCCGCCTTGGGCGGCAGCCTTATCCCCGGCCTTGGCGGCACAATCGCCTGT
The Gallaecimonas xiamenensis 3-C-1 genome window above contains:
- a CDS encoding tetratricopeptide repeat protein, with the protein product MFLRRSSLPALALMTALLGGCATSQPISAFDAAPSPVQQALDSYQFSQAKAQLAQAAAQGDNEAQAFLAAYGQWLDSLCALENGPAQPQADEAQRLLVPAPSGQRDYRQAAFWAQRAADANNPMGQFLIGYLHELGFGATPDKALAFDYYHKAAAQGLTAAKHRLALLAQRDQQS